Genomic DNA from Oncorhynchus nerka isolate Pitt River linkage group LG17, Oner_Uvic_2.0, whole genome shotgun sequence:
ctaacccaatTCCTGTATGtcccctctgtctaggatcagtaacccacactaacccactacctgtatgtctcctctgtctaggatcagtaacccacactaacccactacctgtaggtctcctctgtctaggatcactaacccacactaacccactacctgtctcctctgtctaggatcagtaacccacactaacccaatTCCTGTATGtcccctctgtctaggatcagtaacccacactaacccactacctgtaggcctcctctgtctaggatcactaacccacactaacccactacctgtatgtcccctctgtctaggatcagtaacccacactaaccccaCTACCTGTAggcctcctctgtctaggatcagtaacccactacctgtatgtctcctctatctaggatcagtaacccactacatgtatgtctcctctgtctaggatcagtaacccacactaacccactacctgtatgtctcctctgtctaggatcagtaacccacactaacccactacctgtaggtctcctctgtctaggatcaccaacccacactaacccactacctgtctcctctgtctaggatcagtaacccacactaacccaatTCCTGTATGtcccctctgtctaggatcagtaacccacactaacccactacctgtatgtctcctctgtctaggatcagaaACCCACaataacccactacctgtatgtctcctctgtctaggatcagaaACCCACaataacccactacctgtatgtctcctctgtctaggatcagtaacccacactaacccactacctgtaggtctcctctgtctaggatcagtaacccactatCTGTAGGTCTCCTCTGtgtaggatcagtaacccacactaacccactacctgtatgtctcctctgtctaggatcagtaacccactacctgtatgtctcctctgtctaggatcagtaacccactacctgtatgtctcctctgtctaggatcagtaacccactacctgtatgtctcctctgtctaggatcagtaacccacactaacccactacctgtatgtctcctctgtctaggatcagtaacccacactaacccactacctgtatgtctcctctgtctaggatcagtaacccacactaacccactacctgtatgtctcctctgtctaggatcaataacccactacctgtatgtccaCTCTGTCTAGGAtgagtaacccacactaacccactacctgtagaccccctctgtctaggatcagtaacccactacctgtagaccccctctgtctaggatcagtaacccactacctgtatgtctcctctgtctaggatcagtaacccacactaacccactacctgtatgtctcctctgtctaggatcagtaacccactacctgtagaccccctctgtctaggatcagtaacccacactaacccactacctgtctcctctgtctaggatcagtaacccacactaacccaatTCCTGTATGtcccctctgtctaggatcagtaacccacactaacccactacctgtatgtctcctctgtctaggatcagtaacccacactaacccactaccggtatgtctcctctgtctaggatcagaaACCCACaataacccactacctgtatgtctcctctgtctaggatcagaaACCCACaataacccactacctgtatgtctcctctgtctaggatcagtaacccactatCTGTAGGTCTCCTCTGtgtaggatcagtaacccacactaacccactacctgtatgtctcctctgtctaggatcagtaacccactacctgtatgtctcctctgtctaggatcagtaacccactacctgtatgtctcctctgtctaggatcagtaacccagtaacccactacctgtatgtctcctctgtctaggatcagtaacccacactaacccactacctgtatgtctcctctgtctaggatcagtaacccacactaacccactacctgtatgtctcctctgtctaggatcagtaacccactaaCCCACTACTGTCTAGGAtgtctcctctgtccccctctgtctaggatcagtaacacactacctgtatgtctcctctgtctaggatcagtaacccacactaacccactacctgtatgtctcctctgtctaggatcagtaacccactacctgtagaccccctctgtctaggatcagtaacccacactaacccactacctgtatgtctcctctgtctaggatcagtaacccacactaacccactacctgtaggtctcctctgtctaggatcagtaacccactacctgtagaccccctctgtctaggatcagtaacccactacctgtctgtctcctctgtctaggatcagtaacccacactaacccactacctgtatgtctcctctgtctaggatcagtaacccactacctgtaggtctcctctgtctaggatcagtaacccacactaacccactacctgtagatccactctgtctaggatcagtaacccacactaacccactacctgtgtgtctcctctgtctaggatcagtaacccacactaacccactacctgtctgtctcctctgtctaggatcagtaacccacactaacccactacctgtaggtctcctctgtctaggatcagtaacccacactaacccactacctgtaggtctcctctgtctaggatcagtaacccactacTTGTATggctcctctgtctaggatcagtaacccacattaacccactacctgtctcctctgtctaggatcagtaacccactacctgtgtgtctcctctgtctaggatcagtaacccacactaacccactacctgtgtGTCCCCTTTGTCTAGGaacagtaacccacactaacccactacctgtatgtctcctctgtctaggatcagtaacccacactaacccactacctgtctcctctgtctaggatcagtaacccactacctgtgtgtctcctctgtctaggatcagtaacccacactaacccactacctgtatgtctcctctgtctaggatcagtaacccacactaacccactacctgtaggtaccctctgtctaggatcagtaacccacactaacccactacctgtgtgtctcctctgtctaggatcactaacccactacctgtatgtctcctctgtctaggatcagtaacccacactaacccactacctgtgtgtctcctctggctaggatcagtaacccacactaacccactacctgtatgtctcctctgtctaggatcagtaacccacactaacccactacctgtatgtctcctctgtctaggatcagtaacccactacctgtatgtctcctctgtctaggaacagtaacccacactaacccactacctgtatgtctcctctgtctaggatcagtaacccacactaacccactacctgtctcctctgtctaggatcagtaacccactacctgtgtgtctcctctgtctaggatcagtaacccacactaacccactacctgtatgtctcctctgtctaggatcagtaacccacactaacccactacctgtaggtaccctctgtctaggatcagtaacccacactaacccactacctgtgtgtctcctctgtctaggatcactaacccactacctgtatgtctcctctctctaggatcagtaacccacactaacccactacctgtgtgtctcctctggctaggatcagtaacccacactaacccactacctgtatgtctcctctgtctaggatcagtaacccacactaacccactacctgtatgtctcctctgtcaaTCTGTTTTCTCCTCAGAGAATGATGCATAGTTATTGTATTGTACGTTTCTACTGAAACAAACAGTCTTTGTGTAACTCAGGAATGCAGCCAAGTGCTGTTTGGGTGTGACCACTGTAAGTGACATGTCCTGTTTTTTGGTATCTGCAAAGGACCCAGCTGGGTGGAGACCTGCCAGAGAACAGAAACTAGCTGGAGCAGCAGCATCTAAATATCATCAGAAAAGAGTCATGAAACTGGTGGTTATCACTGTCTGCACTCTATGCCTCCACCCATGTCTTCACACAGCTGCTACCTGCCATGTAGACAAAGAGGTTGTACTTTTCTAGAAAAGCTGAGACCCAACAGTGTTTGTTGAACTTTAAACTCTGCACTGTTGAGTGATGGTCAACTGATCCAGATTTGATAATCTGATAATAAAGTTGTTGTTTGAATAATCTTGTCTCTCTCCCTATTGGTTAGAATCTCCATgacaggcctcccgagtggtcggtgtcctaaggcactgtatcttactgctgtgccactagagatcctggtttgagtccaaaCTCTGTTGACCCGGTAGACCCATGGGGCGGTCCACATtttgcccagcgttgtccgggtttggggagggtttggtcggcagggatgtccttgtgcCAATGCGCAcgagcgactcctgtggcgggccgggcgcagtgcacgctgacacggtcgccgggTGTACAgggcacgctgacacggtcgccgggTGTACAgggcacgctgacacggtcgccgggTGTACAgggcacgctgacacggtcgccgggTGTACAgggcacgctgacacggtcgccgggtgtacagtgcacgctgacacggtcgccgggtgtacagtgtttcctccgacacattggtgcgtctgGCTTCCGGTTTAAGagggcgttgtgtcaagaagcagtgcggcttggttgggttgcgtTTCGGGAGGACGcaaggctctcgacctttgcctcccgAGTCCTTATGGGTGGTTCAGCGATGGGACGagattgtaactaccaattggaaactAGGAAAAAGGGTTAAAAAATACAAGTATTTCGGATTTGAAATAAAAAATACTGGAGTGCAGTTCAGACTAGTGTAATTCAAACGACAAAATACTCAGAAGTAATTAAAATATATACTTCAGATACATATAACATAAATACTGACCAGCTCTGTCTACCCCCCAACACACTGTCATACTTCCTTATTAAAGAAACCACACCCCCAGTCCAGGAGGAAGCCACTCCCCCTCTACATACAGAGAACACAGTCCAGTAGGAAGCCACTCCCCCTCTACATACAGAGAACCCAGTCCATTAGGAAGCCACTCCCCCTCCTCTGGTGTAGAGTTCCATGAAACAGAAAGTCATCTTTCACACTGCCATTGCTTAACCTACGGGAGAGAGCAACAAAATGACAGAGAATCAGGAACTGTTCTGTTGCTCCATCTGTCTGGATCTACTGAAGGATCCGGTGACTACTGCCTGTGGACACAGTTACTGTATGGGCTGTATTAAAGAAAGCTGGGATCAGGATGATCTGAAAGGTTTCTACAGCTGTCCACAGTGCAGACAGACCTTTATCCCAAGGCCTGTTCTGAAGAGAAACATTGTGCTGACTGAGATGGTGGAGAAACTGAAGAAGACAGGACTCCAGGCTGCTCCCCCTCCTGCTCTGTGCTATGCTGGACCTGGAGATGTGGTGTGTGATGTCTGCACTGGGACCAGAAAGCAGAAAGCCCTCATGTCCTGTCTGGTGTGTCTGGCCTCTTACTGTGAGACTCACCTCCAATCTCACTATGAATCTCCTGCTTTCAAGAAGCACAAGCTGCTCAAAGCCACGGCACAACTACAGGAGAAGATCTGCTCTCATCATGAAAAACTGCTGGAGTTTTACTGTCGTACCGATCAGCAGTGTATCTGTTATCTGTGTACAATGGATGAACATAAAGGCCATGATACAGTGTCAGCTGCAGCAGAGAGAACTGAGAAACAGGTAAGACCAGAACAACTTGTTGGTGGCTGTCTGATAAACAAAGAATTAAAGATACAGTAGGAACTAAGGCTGTTTGAATATGAGATCATTCAATTGAAATGGATCCACAAATATGAACACAAACCTTGACTATATAGATATGTTAACCCAGATTCTCCAAATGTATCACCATTTACTAAAGTCTGTTAGGTTCTGATCAGAGTAAaaactcaaaccaagtttattcacccactgggtcaTACAGCTGTAAAGACAATGTGTGATTATACAAGAACATATGTTTATAACCTCATACTAGGCAGGACCAACTACATACACATCTAGACAGCCAATACATCTCTGTAACTAGGCAGGACCAACTCCTTACACATCTAGACAGCCAACACATCTCTGTTACTAGGCAGGACCAACTCCTTACACATCTAGACAGCCAATACATCTCTGTTACTAGGCAGGACTACCTCCTTACACATTTAGACAGTCAATACATCTCTGTTACTAGGCAGGACCAACTCCTTACACATCTAGACAGccaatacatctctgttgctaggcaGGAACTGAATTGGTTCCTCTCACTGGTGTAGTCATGGCCCTGTTTGATGCTAGAACCTTAGTAGGCGtggaagtgtatgtgtgtgagataaGACTGTAGCAGGAGGGTTGATGTTGTGGCTTGACCTCGAGATGAATTCCTGGCTCCTCCCTAGTTCTGCAGCTGGCCTGCCTTATCAGACACGGAAACTAGACTGTTGAATTCATGGCTCCTCCCTAGTTCTGCAGCTGGCCGGCCTTATCAGAGACTAAATAGACTGTTGAATTCCTGGCTCCTCCCTAGTTCTGCAGCTGGCCTGCCTTATCAGAGACTAACTAGACTGTTGAATTCCTGGCTCCTCCCTAGTTCTGCAGCTGGCCGGCCTTATCAGAGACTAAATAGACTGTTGAATTCCTGGCTCCTCCCTAGTTCTGCAGCTGGCCTGCCTTATCAGAGACTAACTAGACTGTTGAATTCCTGGCTTCTCCCTAGTTCTGCAGCTGGCCTGCCTTATCAGAGACTAACTAGACTGTTGAATTCCGGGCTCCTCCCTAGTTCTGCAGCTGGCCTGCCTTATCAGAGACTGAAACTAGTTGccctttgtctccctctttagGAACATTGATATTCAACATAACATGTTTGAACAGAATATTTCAAAATTTTACTGATTTGTCTACTGTTAAAACTATAATCATTCACATGACTACATAATGATATAAtttcagacagacacttcctCAACATTTGTATCCCTATCTTCTATGAGTCCTATGTCACATTACTATACTATTGATCTACTGGACTAATAAAGCTTGATAGCTCATTGAAGAGTGATTCTCCACAGAGGCAGCTGGGGATGAGTCAGCAGAAGGTCCAGCAGAGattccaggagagagagaaggagctgaaGGAGCTCCAACAGGCTATGGAGTCTCTCAAGGTGAGTATTGTTGACCAGAGGAGACACACCATTtcacttctctcctccagtcagagagagagagagagagagagagagaggggccccTATCCAATCCCACTGACCCCACTGTTGGGAGCAGGCTGTCTGGGCCCCTTCAGAGAATAGACTGGTTCATGTAACCGACTGGGCTGCCTCATCACATAAGCATGAGTAACCATGACGACTCATGTCCCCTATACATTAACATGgagctctctctcaattcaattaaattcaaagggctttcttggcatgggaaacatatgtttacacatgaacagaaattaacagtaaatattacactcacaaacgtttaaaaggaatagagacatttcaaatgttataattCTATTGGAAAAcatagtttttttgttgtttcacAAAGGTGGGGACTTGATATTTGTGATATTTGTGATATTTGTCTGTGTTTCTTCTGACCAGAGAGAGTGGGCGCTCCGTGTCACGCAACTTTGGTCAAGATCTGTTTCTTGCTTTGCTCTCAGGAACAGGGGACCATTGAAAGGAGTTTCAGGTGCAACGTTTATGGTCATGTTAGGATGTATCAGTTATCCTGTTAGAGTCTTTGTGTTGAATCCACTGAGCTGTTTCAGGTGCAACgtttatggtcatgttgcagcagtttGTAGGAGGGAGATGATGTGGGAAGTGTGCAGGAGGTCAGGAAATAGAGGATTGTGTAGTTTTGTTGGATAAAGTTGTTTGTCAACTGTAGGGGTGTCCATGTTGCTGGGGATCAGAAGTGtccagtgagagagaggcaggttgaggtggatatagtcagagtagtgcagaaggtgtcgtatgctgaggcagtgaagaaagtagaggaggatgggtcaagggtgaaggatcctgagaggatccctgtgagtagtagatctgtgcaGCACAGAGGGATGGGCCAGCGAGTGATAGATGTGAGTAGGAGATCTGTGCAGCACAGAGGGATGGGCCAGCGAGTGATAgatgtgagtagtagatctgtgcaGCACAGAGGGATGGGCCAGCGAGTGATAGATGTGAGTAGGAGATCTGTGCAGCACAGAGGGATGGGCCAGCGAGTGATAgatgtgagtagtagatctgtgcaGCACAGAGGGATGGGCCAGCGAGTGATAGATGTGAGTAGGAGATCTGTGCAGCACAGAGGGATGGGCCAGCGAGTGATAGATGTGAGTAGGAGATCTGTGCAGCACAGAGGGATGGGCCAGCGAGTGATAGATGTGAGTAGGAGATCTGTGCAGCACAGAGGGATGGGCCAGCGAGTGATATATGCTTCAGTAAGTTTTGCTTCTTAGCGTTCATtacaatggttatcaactgtaccgcaGAAATGGAACGTAAATCAcagatgttgtggtggcagctgcagagtaGTATTTGGTCATATTAGATTTGACTTCAGAAGAGTCCCAGGGGGTGTTGAGTGGTGGTGTCCCGTCCTCCCAGGTCGTTGTCATGGTGCAGGAGcagatagggtcaaagtagtggaatggggtagtgggtttttaatgagtgtagggttagttgtcatggtgcaggagcagatagggtcaaagtagtggaatggggtagtgggtttttaattagtgtagggttagttggcatggtgcaggagcagatagggtcaaagtagtaGAATGGGGTACTGggtttttaatgagtgtagggttagttggcatggtgcaggagcagatagggtcaaagtagtagaatggggtagtgggtttttaatgagtgtaggTTAGTTGTCATGGTGCAGGAGcagatagggtcaaagtagtagaatggggtagtgggtttttaatgagtgtagggttagttggcatggtgcaggagcagatagggtcaaagtagtagaatggggtagtgggtttttaatgagtgtaggTTAGTTGTCATGGTGCAGGAGcagatagggtcaaagtagtggaatggggtagtgggtttttaatgagtgtagggttagttgtcATGGTGCAGGAGCAGATAGGGTCAAAATGTTGTATCACAAAGTAAAATAGATGTATATTATTGTCCAGTTGGGGGCGgtaatatatgtatattattgTCCAGTTGGGGGAGGTAATAGATGTATATTATTGTCCAGTTGGGGGAGGTAATAGATGTATATTATTGTCCAGTTGGGGGAGGTAATAGATGTATATTATTGTCCAGTTGGGGGAGGTAATAGATGTATATTATTGTCCAGTTGGGGGCGGTAATAGATGTATATTATAGTCCAGTTGGGGGAGGTAATAGATGTATATTATTGTCCAGTTGGGGGCGGTAATAGTGGTATATTATTGTCCAGTTGGGGGCGGTAAATGCAACATATTGGATGCCAACCACCCTTAAACTCCAAAGAAGAAGAAACGTTATTATTGtgtctacagtgttgtaatgatgtctctctatgtacagtgttgtaatgatgtctctctatgtacagtgttgtaatgatgtctctctctctcattccatcactacagtgtctacagtgttgtagcgatgtctttctctctctcattccatcaCTTTCATGGTAGTTGGTTGTGTGGTCTCTGGTTATGAATGGGATGCTGACAGACAATCTTTCATGGTAGTTGGTTGTGTGGTCTCTGGATATGAATGGGATGCTGACAGACAATCCTTCATGGTAGTTGGTTGTGTGGGTCTCTGGTTATGAATGGGATGCTGACAGACAATCTTTCATGGTAGTTGGTTGTGTGGTCTCTGGTTATGAATGGGATGCTGACAGACAATCTTTCATGGTAGTTGGTTGTGTGGTCTCTGGATATGAATGGGATGCTGACAGACAATCTTTCATGGTAGTTGGTTGTGTGGTCTCTGGATATGAATGGGATGCTGACAGACAATCTTTCATGGTAGTTGGTTGTGTGGTCTCTGGATATGAATGGGATGCTGACAGACAATCTTtcatggtagatggttgtgtggTCTCTGGATATGAATGGGATGCTGACAGACAATCTTTCATGGTAGTTGGTTGTGTGGTCTCTGGATATGAATGGGATGCTGACAGACAATCTTTCATGGTAGTTGGTTGTGTGGTCTCTGGATATGAATGGGATGCTGACAGACAATCTTtcatggtagatggttgtgtggTCTCTGGATATGAATGGGATGCTGACAGACAATCTTtcatggtagatggttgtgtggTCTCTGGTTATGAATGGGATGCTGACAGACAATCTTTCATGGTAGTTGGTTGTGTGGGTCTCTGGTTATGAATGGGATGCTGACAGACAATCTTTCATGGTAGTTGGTTGTGTGGTCTCTGGATATGAATGGGATGCTGACAGACAATCTTTCATGGTAGTTGGTTGTGTGGTCTCTGGATATGAATGGGATGCTGACAGACAATCTTTCATGGTAGTTGGTTGTGTGGGTCTCTGGTTATGAATGGGATGCTGACAGACAATCTTTCATGGTAGTTGGTTGTGTGGTCTCTGGTTATGAATGGGATGCTGACAGACAATCTTTCATGGTAGTTGGTTGTGTGGGTCTCTGGATATGAATGGGATGCTGACAGACAATCTTTCATGGTAGTTGGTTGTGTGGTCTCTGGATATGAATGGGATGCTGACAGACAATCTTTCATGGTAGTTGGTTGTGTGGGTCTCTGGATATGAATGGGATGCTGACAGACAATCTTTCATGGTAGTTGGTTGTGTGGGTCTCTGGTTATGAATGGGATGCTGACAGACAATCTTTCATGGTAGTTGGTTGTGTGGTCTCTGGATATGAATGGGATGCTGACAGACAATCTTTCATGGTAGTTGGTTGTGTGGTCTCTGGATATGAATGGGATGCTGACAGACAATCTTTCATGGTAGTTGGTTGTGTGGTCTCTGGATATGAATGGGATGCTGACAGACAATCTTtcatggtagatggttgtgtggTCTCTGGTTATGAATGGGATGCTGACAGACAATCTTTCATGGTAGTTGGTTGTGTGGTCTCTGGATATGAATGGGATGCTGACAGACAATCTTtcatggtagatggttgtgtggTCTCTGGATATGAATGGGATGCTGACAGACAATCTTtcatggtagatggttgtgtggTCTCTGGATATGAATGGGATGCTGACAGACAATCTTTCATGGTAGTTGGTTGTGTGGTCTCTGGATATGAATGGGATGCTGACAGACAATCTTTCATGGTAGTTGGTTGTGTGGGTCTCTGGTTATGAATGGGATGCTGACAGACAATCCTtcatggtagatggttgtgtggTCTCTGGATATGAATGGGATGCTGACAGACAATCCTTCATGGTAGTTGGTTGTGTGGTCTCTGGATATGAATGGGATGCTGACAGACAATCTTTCATGGTAGTTGGTTGTGTGGGTCTCTGGTTATGAATGGGATGCTGACAGACAATCCTTCATGGTAGTTGGTTGTGTGGTCTCTGGATATGAATGGGATGCTGACAGACAATCCTTCATGGTAGTTGGTTGTGTGGTCTCTGGTTATGAATGGGATGCTGACAGACAATCCTtcatggtagatggttgtgtggTCTCTGGATATGAATGGGATGAATGAGTTGCCGCCCCTCTCCTGATGCGCACCGCATGttcgtttaccttcctggatttgatgtgtagatatgtagaacccagatagtggagcccaggagcgtttaccttcctggatgtgatgtgtagatatgtagaacccagatagtggagcccaggagcaggcgtttaccttcctggatgtgatgtgtagatatgtagaacccagatagtggagcccaggagcaggcgtttaccttcctggatttgatgtgtagatatgtagaacccagatagtggagcccaggagcaggcgtttaccttcctggatttgatgtgtagatatgtagaacccagatagtggagcccaggagcgtttaccttcctggatgtgatgtgtagatatgtagaacccagatagtggagcccaggagcgtttaccttcctggatgtgatgtgtagatatgtagaacccagatagtggagcccaggagcgtttaccttcctggatgtgatgtgtagatatgtagaacccagatagtggagcccaggagcgtttaccttcctggatttgatgtgtagatatgtagaacccagatagtggagcccaggagcgtttaccttcctggatttgatgtgtagatatgtagaacccagatagtggagcccaggagcgtttaccttcctggatttgatgtgtagatatgtagaacccagatagtggagcccaggagcgtttaccttcctggatttgatgtgtagatatgtagaacccagatagtggagcccaggagcaggcgtttaccttcctggatgtgatgtgcagatatgtagaacccagatagtggagcccaggagcgtttaccttcctggatttgatgtgtagatatgtagaacccagatagtggagcccaggagcgtttaccttcctggatgtgatgtgcagatatgtagaacccagatagtggagcccaggagcaggcgtttaccttcctggatttgatgtgcagatatgtagaacccagatagtggagcccaggagcaggcgtttaccttcctggatttgatgtgcagatatgtagaacccagatagtggagcccaggagcaggcgtttaccttcctggatttgatgtgtagatatgtagaacccagatagtggagcacaggagcaggcgtttaccttcctggatgtgatgtgcagatatgtagaacccagatagtggagcccaggagcaggcgtttaccttcctggatttgatgtgcagatatgtagaacccagatagtggagcccaggagcaggcgtttaccttcctggatttgatgtgcagatatgtagaacccagatagtggagcacaggagcaggcgtttaccttcctggatttgatgtgcagatatgtagaacccagatagtggagcccaggagcaggcgtttaccttcctggatttgatgtgtagatatgtagaacccagatagtggagcccaggagcaggcgtttaccttcctggatttgatgtgtagatatgtagaacccagatagtggagcccaggagcaggcgtttacc
This window encodes:
- the LOC115125183 gene encoding E3 ubiquitin/ISG15 ligase TRIM25-like; the protein is MTENQELFCCSICLDLLKDPVTTACGHSYCMGCIKESWDQDDLKGFYSCPQCRQTFIPRPVLKRNIVLTEMVEKLKKTGLQAAPPPALCYAGPGDVVCDVCTGTRKQKALMSCLVCLASYCETHLQSHYESPAFKKHKLLKATAQLQEKICSHHEKLLEFYCRTDQQCICYLCTMDEHKGHDTVSAAAERTEKQRQLGMSQQKVQQRFQEREKELKELQQAMESLKVSIVDQRRHTISLLSSSQRERERERERGPYPIPLTPLLGAGCLGPFRE